The following is a genomic window from Amyelois transitella isolate CPQ chromosome 23, ilAmyTran1.1, whole genome shotgun sequence.
aaaaaacaactcCGACAGCAAATTTCACAAGATAAAACAAGACGATATTCTGTATCGCTTGATGAGTATACATCAATCCGCAATAGACGTTACATGAATGTTAATTTACACTCCGATAAATTTAAGGATAACTTCAAAAATCTCGGCCTTGTGAGAATTGTAGGCAGTATGCCTGCAATAACAGCATACCATTACTTGAAACAACATCTTAAAGAATTTGCTGTTGATTTGGACAAAGACGTTGTTTGCTTAACATCTGATGGGGCTGCAGTTATGGTTAAAATGGGGCGATATTACAAGGGCTACCATCAAATTTGTCTGGCTCATGGCTTACAGTTAGGAGTGATTGAtgtcttatataaaaaagaaaacagtgaATATAATGAAAGAGGTGATACTGAAACGAGACAGGAGGATTTTGTGGCCATGGATATAACTGATATTGTTGATATATCTGCTTCTGAATATGTAGAAAATGAAGATCAGATATTAGAAGATAATGACGATGAAGATGACGAAGAAATTGGAGGTTTTGAGATTGAAGGGGCCTCTGTACAGCaagaaatggaaaaaagacaattaaactttgaaaatgttattgaaaagATTAGAAAGCTGGTCAGGTCAGTACGAAAATCaagcttaaaaaatgaagCCATACAAAAATACGTAGTAGCAGAATATGGAAAAGAACTGAACCTCATTCTTGATTGTAAAACTAGATGGTCAAGTTTAAGCGATATGATTGAAAGGTTTTTAAAGCTCAGGTCTGCTATCACCAAAGGATTTCTAGACTTAGACATAGTAGTGCCTGTCAATGAAGAAGCAGTAGCAGTACTTAAAGCTTTACACGAAAGTCTTCATGTCGTTAAGATAACTGTAGAGTCGCTTTGTCAGAGAGACGCTGATTTGATGACGGCCGATACAGCTCTTAAATTCATGTTAAAGTCTTTAGATAGTAACCAAAACGGTAACATTAGCAAAAATCTGGCACAAAGCCTTAGGAACCGCATTAAGGAAAGACGTCTCCCTATAGCATCTGTTTTGGTGTATCTTTACGATTCAGAAGATTATCACGAAGACAACTTTGACCGTGAGACATTTTCTAAACCGACAAGCAACGAAATGTTAGAagaaattgtgaaaataattaaaaggttGGACGATTCACTAAGCCCGGAAGAAGAAAACTGTGAGAAGTCTGCTGAAGAAAACGTGAATGAAGAAGCACAAGGAATGagtatgaaacaaaaattacaagaaacTATTCAGAGACGAAGAGTTACtatgaaaagtaaaaagaaaacaacaaatattGATCTGGAAAGTTTGCTAAGAGTTGAAATGGCGGTATTTGAAAACGGCGGCGGAAGAGGTCAATATCTGACTAAATGTttcgaatatttaaaaacaattccaCCTACCAGTGTGGAGGCTGAACGCGCGTTTTCAGCAGTTTCAAACGTTTGTAGCCGTGTGAGAAGTTCGTTGAAAGACAACAGTTTAGATgcactaacttttttaaaatttcattaccaACAGAAGTCTATCTGAGCTGtgggtaatttttatttaattagtaattttattaaagtaaatagctcttttaatggttttttatttctacttaTAACAATAGCCCTtagtttcattataatatagtTGTATGCCATTTTAGAAGGAAGCTTCAAATTCCGGAATTCCGGAATTCCGGAACTGGATTGCTTAATATCAGAACTCAATTCCGGAATTGAAAAATGATCCGATATTCAAGCCCTAATAATCAGtacttgttttaaattttataacgcTAAACCCTCCTTTAGCCATAACTACATCATTAATAgatattaaatgaattttgttatcaacgattttatcaaaaattaatttagatgGTATTTTAGTAATCACGAGGTCCGATGATTCGGTAA
Proteins encoded in this region:
- the LOC132901750 gene encoding uncharacterized protein LOC132901750 isoform X1, which produces MFGKNKVVRKEVTKKPSLSKPAQYLEFNKRKADTSVWNHFLRAEDGQSGKCKLCFKILKCHGGATTGLHVHLKSTHAIDLKEKKNLLLSQSETQCSTSVTPSTSNSMPRAAKKLKMITAFFDTSLELAVKVSRMAALDGIPFSKFCTSEDLRDLFHKCGYNLPASGSAIRDIVLNQHKFLKKQLRQQISQDKTRRYSVSLDEYTSIRNRRYMNVNLHSDKFKDNFKNLGLVRIVGSMPAITAYHYLKQHLKEFAVDLDKDVVCLTSDGAAVMVKMGRYYKGYHQICLAHGLQLGVIDVLYKKENSEYNERGDTETRQEDFVAMDITDIVDISASEYVENEDQILEDNDDEDDEEIGGFEIEGASVQQEMEKRQLNFENVIEKIRKLVRSVRKSSLKNEAIQKYVVAEYGKELNLILDCKTRWSSLSDMIERFLKLRSAITKGFLDLDIVVPVNEEAVAVLKALHESLHVVKITVESLCQRDADLMTADTALKFMLKSLDSNQNGNISKNLAQSLRNRIKERRLPIASVLVYLYDSEDYHEDNFDRETFSKPTSNEMLEEIVKIIKRLDDSLSPEEENCEKSAEENVNEEAQGMSMKQKLQETIQRRRVTMKSKKKTTNIDLESLLRVEMAVFENGGGRGQYLTKCFEYLKTIPPTSVEAERAFSAVSNVCSRVRSSLKDNSLDALTFLKFHYQQKSI
- the LOC132901750 gene encoding uncharacterized protein LOC132901750 isoform X2, yielding MSLSKPAQYLEFNKRKADTSVWNHFLRAEDGQSGKCKLCFKILKCHGGATTGLHVHLKSTHAIDLKEKKNLLLSQSETQCSTSVTPSTSNSMPRAAKKLKMITAFFDTSLELAVKVSRMAALDGIPFSKFCTSEDLRDLFHKCGYNLPASGSAIRDIVLNQHKFLKKQLRQQISQDKTRRYSVSLDEYTSIRNRRYMNVNLHSDKFKDNFKNLGLVRIVGSMPAITAYHYLKQHLKEFAVDLDKDVVCLTSDGAAVMVKMGRYYKGYHQICLAHGLQLGVIDVLYKKENSEYNERGDTETRQEDFVAMDITDIVDISASEYVENEDQILEDNDDEDDEEIGGFEIEGASVQQEMEKRQLNFENVIEKIRKLVRSVRKSSLKNEAIQKYVVAEYGKELNLILDCKTRWSSLSDMIERFLKLRSAITKGFLDLDIVVPVNEEAVAVLKALHESLHVVKITVESLCQRDADLMTADTALKFMLKSLDSNQNGNISKNLAQSLRNRIKERRLPIASVLVYLYDSEDYHEDNFDRETFSKPTSNEMLEEIVKIIKRLDDSLSPEEENCEKSAEENVNEEAQGMSMKQKLQETIQRRRVTMKSKKKTTNIDLESLLRVEMAVFENGGGRGQYLTKCFEYLKTIPPTSVEAERAFSAVSNVCSRVRSSLKDNSLDALTFLKFHYQQKSI